Proteins from one Cellulosilyticum lentocellum DSM 5427 genomic window:
- the nadA gene encoding quinolinate synthase NadA, whose translation MNVVNTIEQIRSLKKQKNALIVAHYYVDDAVQEIADYVGDSYYLSKVCMDRPEQLIIFCGVRFMGESAKILNPYKQVVMAEEHADCPMAHMIEIEKIREMRAVYKDLAVVCYINSTTEIKAEADVIVTSSNALEIVGQLPEKNIFFIPDEHLGRYIAEQLPEKNFIFNDGFCHVHTSITVESLKTAMAAQPEAKVLVHPECPKVITELADYVGSTSGIIDYATHDPAEKFIIGTEMGILYELKKKNPHKQFYAVGHRQFCPNMKRISLEDVYHALDTLKHPIELDEEMRRKAEGALSKMHQLAK comes from the coding sequence ATGAATGTAGTTAATACAATAGAGCAAATTAGGTCTTTAAAAAAACAAAAAAATGCACTTATTGTAGCACATTATTATGTAGATGATGCCGTGCAAGAAATAGCAGATTACGTAGGAGATTCTTATTATTTAAGCAAAGTATGCATGGATAGACCAGAACAACTGATTATATTTTGCGGTGTTAGATTTATGGGGGAAAGTGCTAAGATTCTTAATCCTTATAAACAGGTAGTTATGGCAGAGGAGCATGCTGATTGCCCAATGGCTCATATGATAGAAATAGAAAAGATTAGAGAAATGCGAGCTGTTTATAAAGATTTAGCGGTGGTATGCTATATTAACTCAACCACAGAGATTAAAGCAGAAGCCGATGTGATCGTCACTTCCTCTAATGCTTTAGAGATTGTGGGTCAGCTACCCGAAAAAAATATTTTCTTTATACCAGATGAACATTTAGGTCGTTATATTGCTGAGCAATTACCAGAAAAAAATTTCATTTTTAATGATGGTTTTTGTCATGTACATACAAGTATTACAGTAGAAAGTTTAAAGACTGCTATGGCTGCGCAACCAGAGGCCAAGGTTCTAGTTCATCCTGAGTGCCCTAAAGTCATTACAGAATTAGCAGATTATGTAGGAAGCACTTCAGGTATTATTGATTACGCTACTCATGACCCTGCTGAGAAATTTATTATTGGGACTGAAATGGGTATTCTATATGAACTTAAAAAGAAAAATCCTCACAAGCAATTTTATGCCGTAGGTCACAGACAATTTTGTCCTAATATGAAACGCATTAGTTTAGAGGATGTCTACCATGCCCTAGATACATTAAAGCATCCTATTGAATTAGACGAAGAAATGAGAAGAAAGGCAGAAGGTGCTCTTAGTAAGATGCATCAATTGGCAAAATAA
- a CDS encoding L-aspartate oxidase, with product MKQAYDVVIVGTGVSGLFCALHLPETVNILMITKGQLEESNSFLAQGGICVLKDAGDFESYVEDTLKAGKYENDRTAVETMIRESREIINELIALGVDFDKEKGELVYTKEAAHSTNRILHHKDVTGKEITSKLLAAVKQRANIEILEQCTLVDLIKNNKTAYGVMVYYKGSYHAVYAKDIVLATGGIGGIFKASTNFSHLTGDGVAIALKHQIQVADIHYIQIHPTTLYSQKQGKRFLISEAVRGEGAYLLNPKGERFVDELLPRDIVSARVSEEMLKFQTDHVYLSVKHLDGEYIKKRFPNIYEACKEEGYDLTKEDIPVTPAQHYFMGGIAVDLRGRTSLKHLYAVGETSRTGVHGANRLASNSLLEGLVFAKKVALDIKASDMFLAKGPIGIPIIEESIEEIKANYETLLLEAIKRKDENFYVRWFHKQYKCG from the coding sequence ATGAAACAAGCATATGATGTAGTCATTGTAGGGACAGGTGTTTCAGGATTATTTTGTGCACTTCATTTACCTGAGACTGTAAACATCTTAATGATTACCAAAGGTCAATTAGAAGAAAGTAACTCTTTTTTAGCACAAGGGGGCATTTGTGTTTTAAAAGATGCAGGGGATTTTGAAAGTTATGTAGAAGATACCTTAAAAGCAGGAAAATATGAAAATGATAGAACAGCTGTAGAAACCATGATTCGAGAATCTAGAGAAATCATTAATGAGTTAATTGCTTTAGGTGTAGATTTTGACAAGGAAAAAGGTGAACTAGTTTACACAAAAGAAGCAGCACACAGCACGAATCGCATTTTACATCACAAAGATGTAACAGGAAAAGAAATTACAAGTAAACTTTTAGCTGCCGTTAAACAAAGAGCTAATATCGAGATATTAGAACAATGTACACTAGTAGATTTGATTAAAAATAATAAAACAGCATATGGTGTAATGGTCTATTATAAAGGAAGTTACCATGCCGTTTATGCCAAGGATATTGTACTTGCTACAGGTGGTATAGGGGGTATTTTTAAAGCAAGCACCAATTTTTCACATCTAACAGGTGATGGAGTAGCTATTGCATTAAAACATCAGATACAAGTAGCAGATATTCACTACATCCAGATTCATCCTACAACCCTCTATAGTCAAAAACAAGGGAAACGCTTTTTAATCTCTGAGGCTGTACGAGGAGAAGGCGCGTATTTGCTCAATCCTAAAGGAGAACGTTTTGTAGATGAGTTATTGCCAAGAGATATTGTATCAGCTAGAGTAAGTGAAGAAATGCTTAAATTTCAAACAGATCATGTGTACTTAAGTGTGAAGCACTTAGATGGAGAATATATTAAAAAGCGCTTTCCTAATATATATGAGGCTTGTAAAGAAGAAGGGTATGATTTAACCAAAGAGGATATTCCTGTTACACCAGCTCAACACTATTTTATGGGTGGTATTGCAGTTGACCTTAGGGGAAGAACATCACTTAAACATTTATATGCGGTTGGAGAAACAAGCCGTACAGGTGTACATGGAGCTAATCGTCTAGCAAGTAATTCACTTTTGGAAGGTTTAGTATTTGCTAAAAAAGTTGCACTCGATATAAAAGCAAGTGATATGTTTTTGGCCAAAGGGCCTATAGGGATTCCTATCATTGAGGAATCTATAGAAGAGATAAAAGCAAATTACGAGACTCTTTTATTAGAAGCAATCAAAAGAAAGGATGAAAATTTTTATGTTAGATGGTTTCATAAACAATATAAATGTGGATGA
- the nadC gene encoding carboxylating nicotinate-nucleotide diphosphorylase, whose protein sequence is MLDGFINNINVDEHILNAIKEDITSEDVTTMAIMKEKQQGEVQLICKEDGILAGLSVFRRTFELLGNIEMQTSYKDGNEVKKGEIIASIRGDIRVLLSGERTALNYLQRMSGIASFTHELVEELKGTKTTLLDTRKTTPGMRVFEKYAVKVGGGTNHRFNLTDGVLIKDNHIGAAGSITAAVRACKAYAPFVRKIEVEVENLDMVKEALEAGADIIMLDNMDLETMKQAVVLIGDRAQTECSGNVNKERLKAIAAAGVDYVSCGALTHSSPILDFSLKHLKHI, encoded by the coding sequence ATGTTAGATGGTTTCATAAACAATATAAATGTGGATGAGCATATATTAAATGCAATCAAAGAAGATATCACCAGCGAAGATGTAACGACTATGGCAATTATGAAAGAGAAGCAACAGGGAGAAGTGCAACTTATTTGTAAGGAGGATGGCATATTAGCAGGCCTTAGTGTTTTTAGACGTACCTTTGAATTACTAGGAAATATTGAGATGCAAACAAGTTATAAAGATGGGAATGAAGTTAAAAAAGGAGAGATTATTGCTAGTATAAGAGGTGATATTAGAGTACTACTTTCCGGAGAACGTACAGCCTTAAATTATTTACAACGTATGAGTGGTATAGCTAGCTTTACTCATGAATTGGTTGAGGAATTAAAAGGTACAAAGACGACGTTACTTGATACGAGAAAAACGACGCCAGGTATGAGGGTATTTGAAAAGTATGCAGTTAAAGTAGGGGGAGGAACTAACCATCGCTTTAATCTAACAGATGGTGTACTTATTAAAGATAATCATATAGGGGCAGCAGGTAGTATTACAGCTGCAGTTAGAGCTTGCAAAGCATATGCACCTTTTGTACGTAAAATAGAAGTGGAAGTGGAAAATTTAGACATGGTGAAAGAAGCTCTAGAAGCAGGAGCAGATATTATTATGCTAGATAATATGGATCTAGAAACTATGAAGCAAGCAGTGGTACTTATAGGAGATAGAGCTCAGACAGAATGTTCTGGTAATGTCAATAAAGAGCGTTTAAAAGCTATTGCAGCTGCAGGTGTAGACTATGTCTCTTGTGGCGCATTGACTCATTCTTCTCCAATTTTGGATTTTTCCTTAAAGCATCTTAAACATATATAA
- a CDS encoding ArsB/NhaD family transporter — protein sequence MNASILIASLIFIIVILCIMSEKVNRTLAAMGGAMAMVLTGILPADAVSSTIDFNTIGVLIGMMLVVSTIKNSGLFEYLAIYTAKLVKGDAWKILIGFAIITAILSAILDNVTTVLLIGPMTLVITQILKINPIPFLVTEIIASNIGGTSTLIGDPPNIMIGSAAGLGFLDFVVNLGPIIIVILVITLALLYFIYRKQLVVQKEQKEEIMALDEKKAITNHPLLVKSIIVIFLILLGFIFHENIGISSSIVALTGATLILLISGQDIEEIFSSIEWPTIAFFAGLFVLVGGLEAVGIIENIANYLLRITAGHPTLTVISLLWLSAIVSGFLDNIPFVATLIPLVLTMGKGGVNTWPLWWAISLGACLGGNGTLIGASANLVLANIGARNGHKISFKYYLKIGFPLMIVSIVVSTLYLLIFYV from the coding sequence ATGAATGCTTCAATTTTAATTGCAAGCCTAATTTTTATTATCGTTATTCTTTGCATCATGTCGGAAAAAGTTAATCGTACTTTAGCTGCTATGGGTGGTGCTATGGCAATGGTACTAACAGGTATTTTACCAGCTGATGCTGTCTCTAGTACAATTGACTTTAATACTATAGGCGTCTTAATAGGTATGATGCTAGTTGTCTCTACTATAAAAAATTCTGGACTTTTCGAGTACTTAGCCATCTATACTGCTAAACTTGTTAAAGGTGATGCTTGGAAAATACTTATTGGCTTTGCTATTATTACTGCTATTTTATCAGCTATTTTAGATAATGTGACTACCGTTTTACTTATCGGCCCGATGACCTTAGTTATTACTCAAATATTAAAAATTAATCCGATCCCCTTTCTTGTCACAGAAATTATTGCTTCTAATATAGGTGGTACCTCTACGCTTATTGGTGATCCTCCCAATATTATGATTGGTAGCGCTGCAGGATTAGGCTTTCTAGATTTTGTAGTCAATCTAGGCCCAATTATTATTGTTATTCTCGTAATCACCTTAGCTTTACTTTATTTCATTTATCGTAAACAATTAGTCGTCCAAAAAGAACAAAAAGAAGAAATCATGGCATTAGATGAAAAAAAAGCCATTACAAACCATCCTTTACTTGTAAAAAGTATTATTGTTATTTTTCTTATTCTTCTTGGTTTTATTTTTCATGAAAACATTGGCATATCTTCCAGTATTGTAGCACTAACAGGTGCTACTCTTATCTTACTCATCAGTGGACAAGATATCGAGGAAATCTTCTCCAGCATTGAATGGCCTACTATTGCTTTCTTTGCCGGACTTTTTGTCCTTGTAGGTGGCCTTGAAGCTGTAGGAATTATAGAAAATATAGCCAATTACTTATTACGTATTACTGCTGGCCATCCTACTTTAACCGTTATTTCACTTCTTTGGCTTTCTGCCATTGTCTCTGGCTTTTTAGACAATATTCCTTTTGTAGCAACACTCATTCCACTAGTCCTTACCATGGGTAAAGGCGGGGTTAATACTTGGCCCCTTTGGTGGGCTATTTCTCTAGGCGCATGCCTAGGTGGCAATGGTACTTTAATAGGTGCTTCTGCCAACTTGGTTCTAGCCAACATTGGTGCCCGCAATGGTCATAAAATTTCCTTTAAATATTACTTGAAAATTGGATTTCCTTTAATGATTGTTTCTATTGTTGTTTCTACCCTCTATCTTCTAATCTTTTATGTATAA
- a CDS encoding peptidyl-prolyl cis-trans isomerase, giving the protein MKIVKKLMMCGLVAMLSVSMVACGEKKTEDTKTTAGTNETAGTDSEAAKTVLATVNGVEILQGDLDKVYNSMVAEYQSYYGESEEMLTFLKQQKPGLLTGLINRELLKQKAKELNITCTDEEVEKIYSDLVSTYGEEQVQEVIKANGFTTETYKAQIKEDEALSKVQEKMQEGEIKVTDEDVKKYYDENIDSFTTGAGANMEHILVKVADTDTDDYKKKCDEAVKTIEKEITDGTTFDELKTKYTADGIDTNMYVVEDLGFVQYEQPNYDTAFLAGAKEVKEGEISKAVKSSFGYHFIKVEGIKDKEVKPLEDVKAQITTTLENEQKNAYYNAKLEEWTKAAKIEKFEDRMQ; this is encoded by the coding sequence ATGAAAATAGTAAAAAAACTAATGATGTGTGGTTTAGTAGCGATGCTTAGTGTGAGTATGGTGGCTTGTGGAGAAAAGAAAACAGAAGATACTAAGACTACAGCAGGAACAAATGAAACAGCAGGTACAGATAGTGAGGCAGCTAAAACAGTACTTGCTACTGTTAATGGTGTAGAAATTCTTCAAGGCGATTTAGATAAAGTATATAATAGTATGGTAGCTGAGTATCAATCTTATTATGGAGAAAGTGAAGAGATGTTAACTTTCTTAAAACAACAAAAACCAGGTTTATTAACAGGGCTTATTAACAGAGAACTTCTTAAACAAAAAGCAAAAGAATTAAATATTACTTGTACAGATGAAGAAGTAGAGAAAATTTACAGTGACCTAGTAAGTACTTATGGTGAAGAACAAGTACAAGAAGTTATTAAAGCTAATGGCTTTACAACAGAAACATATAAAGCTCAAATCAAAGAAGATGAAGCATTATCAAAAGTACAAGAGAAAATGCAAGAAGGCGAAATTAAAGTTACTGATGAAGATGTCAAAAAATATTATGATGAAAATATAGACTCTTTTACTACAGGCGCAGGTGCTAATATGGAGCACATACTTGTAAAGGTAGCAGATACAGATACAGATGATTATAAAAAGAAATGTGATGAAGCTGTTAAGACGATTGAAAAGGAAATTACGGATGGTACAACTTTTGATGAGTTAAAAACTAAATATACAGCAGATGGTATTGACACAAATATGTATGTTGTGGAGGATTTAGGTTTTGTACAATATGAGCAACCTAATTATGATACAGCCTTTTTAGCAGGAGCAAAAGAGGTTAAAGAAGGAGAAATTTCTAAGGCAGTAAAAAGTAGCTTTGGTTATCACTTTATCAAAGTAGAAGGTATTAAAGATAAAGAGGTAAAACCATTAGAAGATGTTAAAGCACAAATTACAACAACTTTAGAAAATGAACAAAAAAATGCTTACTATAATGCAAAACTAGAAGAGTGGACAAAAGCAGCTAAAATTGAAAAATTTGAGGACCGTATGCAATAA
- a CDS encoding NUDIX hydrolase, which yields MKTVKLQKLTQLVKTSFLNLYDCQYENKLGEEKHWIIASRKDYDTLSGQYFKQEEEHVDAVILVVHHEETKELVLIRQFRVPLNDYIYELPAGLIDANEKPMEAAVRELKEETGLTLAQVDKEKSRACSYLSPGMSEESVALVYGTCSGQISKDYLEADEDITPILVSKEKAKELLQGNEKMDIKAYMILQEFIKD from the coding sequence ATGAAAACTGTAAAACTACAAAAACTGACCCAATTGGTAAAGACTTCTTTTTTAAATTTATATGATTGCCAATATGAGAATAAGTTAGGTGAAGAAAAACATTGGATTATTGCATCGCGTAAAGATTATGATACATTAAGTGGACAGTACTTCAAACAAGAGGAAGAACACGTTGATGCTGTTATTCTAGTAGTACATCATGAGGAAACTAAGGAATTGGTGTTAATACGTCAGTTTAGAGTACCGCTTAATGATTATATTTATGAGTTACCAGCTGGTCTTATTGATGCAAATGAGAAACCAATGGAAGCTGCAGTAAGAGAACTTAAAGAAGAAACAGGTCTTACACTTGCTCAGGTAGATAAAGAGAAAAGTAGAGCATGTAGCTATTTATCACCAGGAATGAGTGAAGAATCTGTAGCATTGGTTTATGGCACTTGTAGTGGACAAATTTCTAAAGATTATTTAGAAGCTGATGAGGATATCACACCTATACTTGTTTCAAAAGAAAAAGCAAAAGAACTTCTTCAAGGTAATGAAAAAATGGATATAAAGGCTTATATGATTTTACAAGAATTTATTAAAGATTAG
- a CDS encoding C39 family peptidase, with protein MLKKFSETLFKTFLIGILCSIAIVTYGKEKMEMNQMRLKGVPIICQYPQLPTGCEATALTMIFNHSGLVVSKQEVADVLPKISLPHYNQGKKRGGHPNEGFIGNPYSRHSYGVYAEPILKVIENYLPGRSQDLRGKSLEQLLEVVKEGRPVMIWATINMANVSYTQSWLLETGETFWWPNNEHALVIVGYDDKWIYMNDPYSGKEKKFLRTVVNNRYNSLGKQAIAILPEAIPLKLIVNEQEVPLEGAKTVLMKQGEILVPLCYLDELGIITQYHYVENACEWQIPNVQNVIQLKEKEGIGVGYLEDGTKIKIYYELEAGITRVNLKDLLIFSSLEYEINEDALEVQLPCTPSIIENT; from the coding sequence ATGTTAAAAAAGTTTTCAGAGACTTTATTTAAAACATTCCTAATTGGCATTTTATGTAGTATAGCTATTGTTACTTATGGAAAAGAGAAAATGGAAATGAATCAAATGAGGTTAAAAGGGGTACCGATTATTTGCCAGTATCCGCAATTACCTACAGGCTGTGAAGCCACAGCATTAACCATGATTTTTAATCATAGTGGATTAGTTGTAAGTAAGCAGGAGGTCGCAGATGTCTTACCTAAGATATCATTGCCTCATTATAATCAAGGTAAAAAACGAGGAGGACATCCTAATGAAGGCTTTATAGGTAATCCGTATTCTCGTCATAGTTATGGTGTATATGCTGAACCGATTCTAAAGGTTATAGAAAACTATTTACCTGGAAGAAGTCAAGATTTAAGAGGAAAAAGTTTGGAACAGCTTTTAGAAGTAGTAAAAGAAGGTCGGCCTGTTATGATATGGGCTACTATTAATATGGCTAATGTTAGTTATACGCAAAGTTGGCTTTTAGAAACAGGAGAAACTTTTTGGTGGCCTAATAATGAACATGCATTAGTAATCGTAGGCTATGATGATAAATGGATTTATATGAATGATCCATACTCAGGAAAGGAAAAGAAATTTTTAAGAACAGTAGTGAATAATAGATATAATAGCTTAGGAAAACAAGCTATAGCTATATTACCAGAAGCAATCCCGTTAAAGCTGATTGTTAATGAACAAGAAGTGCCATTAGAAGGTGCAAAAACAGTACTTATGAAGCAAGGCGAAATTTTAGTACCATTATGTTATCTAGATGAACTAGGAATTATAACCCAATATCATTATGTAGAAAATGCTTGTGAGTGGCAAATACCTAATGTACAAAATGTAATTCAACTAAAAGAGAAAGAGGGAATAGGCGTAGGCTACTTAGAAGATGGAACAAAAATCAAAATTTATTATGAGTTAGAAGCAGGAATAACGAGGGTTAATTTGAAAGATTTATTGATCTTTAGTTCTTTAGAATATGAAATCAATGAAGATGCATTAGAGGTGCAACTTCCGTGCACCCCATCAATCATAGAAAATACTTAG
- a CDS encoding putative ABC transporter permease: protein MTTFRILFFYFIVYSFLGWIIEGLFNLSKNGKFTKPNFLKLPLKPMYGFASTLLVMLAPLIPMWLFVPLCFIIPSFIEYLSAYLLDKFLDLRYWNYEHKSYQFHGYVCLEFSCYWLLLSLLLIFFVQPYILTLYMLVAKAWGFVAAFIFLIVLWDFVTTLLKNTHRCKNMLS, encoded by the coding sequence ATGACAACTTTTCGTATCCTCTTTTTTTATTTTATTGTTTATAGCTTTTTAGGTTGGATTATTGAGGGCTTATTTAACCTCAGTAAAAATGGTAAATTTACAAAACCTAATTTCTTAAAGCTTCCTTTAAAACCTATGTATGGCTTTGCCTCTACTTTACTTGTCATGTTAGCCCCTCTTATCCCTATGTGGTTATTTGTTCCTTTATGTTTTATTATTCCTTCATTTATTGAATATCTATCTGCATATCTTCTAGATAAGTTTCTTGATTTGCGGTATTGGAATTATGAGCACAAATCTTATCAGTTTCACGGATATGTTTGCTTAGAATTCTCTTGTTACTGGCTTCTTCTCTCTCTTCTTCTTATTTTCTTTGTTCAGCCATATATCTTAACTTTATATATGCTTGTTGCTAAAGCCTGGGGCTTTGTAGCTGCATTTATATTTCTTATAGTCCTATGGGACTTTGTAACCACACTATTAAAAAACACGCATCGTTGTAAGAATATGCTCTCTTAG